A single Chryseobacterium sp. DNA region contains:
- a CDS encoding sigma-70 family RNA polymerase sigma factor, which produces MSSSEKEFLEKIEKHKGVIFKISKMYMDNKDDQNDLYQEIIYQAWKSYGDFQKRSDFSTWLYRTALNTAIVFLRSEKKRSFIQSQDIDALRAQHEPYNDVDDNNMKLMYEAIHQLSPIDKALVFFFLEDFSGKEIAHQLGITEVNARVKLNRAKTKLKEIIEKRTGSN; this is translated from the coding sequence ATGTCTTCATCGGAAAAAGAATTTTTGGAGAAAATTGAAAAGCATAAAGGTGTTATTTTCAAGATCTCTAAAATGTATATGGATAATAAGGACGACCAGAATGATCTCTATCAGGAGATTATTTATCAGGCCTGGAAATCGTATGGGGATTTTCAGAAGAGGAGTGATTTCTCAACATGGCTGTACAGAACCGCATTGAATACTGCGATCGTATTTCTGCGAAGTGAAAAAAAACGTAGTTTTATACAGAGTCAAGATATTGACGCATTGCGTGCCCAGCACGAGCCTTACAATGATGTGGATGACAATAATATGAAGCTGATGTATGAGGCCATCCACCAGTTGAGTCCTATTGACAAGGCCCTGGTCTTTTTCTTCCTGGAAGACTTTTCCGGAAAAGAAATAGCACATCAGTTAGGAATTACAGAAGTTAATGCACGCGTAAAACTTAACAGGGCAAAAACAAAGCTGAAAGAGATCATTGAGAAAAGAACGGGCTCAAATTAA